The genomic interval GGGTGGAAATTTTGTTTCGAATGAAGGCAACTTCGTCGGTGAAGGGCAATGCTTCGGAAAATTTTCCGCCAGCCAACCGCGCCGCTTCGATCAACACGTCGGCTGTGGAGCGCGTATCGCCCATCGGCGAAACCACCGGTTGCGCGCCTGACAGCACCGATTGCATGGCGCCGGTCGCAGAACGCTGGTACCCCCACGCTTCGAGACCTTGATGATCGGGGAAGATATAGTCGGAGGCGAGAGCGGTTTCGTCGGGGAATGTTGCGAACGAGATCACAGTAGGAATAGATGCTAACGCCTCGGCAAAACCTAGCGATTTTGGCAATTCAAATAGCGGGTTGACCCCATGAATGAACAGGGTTTTCACGCCGCCGCTCTTCAGCGTTGTGATGAAGTCTGCCATTTCTTTCGCGCTGGCAGGGCGATGGTAAACATCTTCGTTCGGTGACAGCGGAGAGATGAACACGCCGCCGGGTTTGCCGTAGTTTTCAACTAACGCGTTTAATGCAAGCGCCGCTTCTGCTGTGAACAGCCCGTTGCTCTGCCCTAATGCCTGCCCGCCGGGGATGGCAAGCGGGGCTTGCGCCTGGGCGATCAAACTGGCGATATGCTCCAGTTGTTCCAGCGAAACGCCAGATTTCGCGGATACCTCTTCGATGTCGACAGATGCAAACGCGCGAGGGGTTGTTCCGCCTTTTGCTTCCGCCACGAGCCGGCCGAGGGCAAGGGTAACCAAGCCTTCCGTCCCGGGAAGAAGCGGAATCCATTCGTCTGCTTTGGCGGCAGTCTGCGACATCTGCGATTCAAACTGGATGAGGTATCCGCGCTTTTGCTTATTACCGCGGCGCATTTTTGCAAAGCCGCGCGTGTAAGCCACTGGCGAAAGCCACGTTTCGAGGAAGTTTGATCCAAATGAAACGACGAGATCGGCATTTGCCATGTCAAAGAACGGCAAGCCAGCCTCTCCCAGGAGGTTCTCAGCCGCCTTGCTCAAGGTGGCGCGAGATTCGAACATGCTCAACGCGCCAAAACGGATCGGGGCAGGCGCGCCGATTGCCTGGGTGAGATCGGTGACCAAATCGTAAAGGTGATCCGACGCGGTTCCTAGCAGGAAGGCAACTTCGGAAGCGTTCGATTTGCTCAAAGCATCCGAAACAACTTGAAGCGCTTCGTCCCAATTCATGGCAGTGGTTGCCAATGCCGCGCCGCGCGCCTGCTTCACGGGGAATTCAACACGATCGGGGTTATACAAGCCGTGCAAGGTTGCCTGCCCGCGCGCCGCAGGTCTTGCCGAGGTTGATCGGGTTCGCAGGGTTGCCTTCCACTTTGATGGCGCGCCCTTGCATGGTGCGGACGATCAGCCCGCAACCAGCCGCACATTCGCGGCAGGTGGTGGCGTAATAGGCGCTCAAACCATTGTAGGTGTACTCCGGCATTTTGGTATACGGTTCGCGCGTCACGTAACGCGAAGCGGGACCGCAACCGGTTAATACCGCGGTGGTTGCCGCGCCTGCAGTGGCTAATTTGAGAAAATCACGCCGGGAAATTTTTTGACTCATAGAATATTCCTCTGTGCCCGGATTAATAATGACATGTGCCGCAATCGGTGAGTTTCGTGCGCTTCTTCTCCAACTGGGCAGATACGCCGGCGTCGCCCGTGGGGTTATTTTGGACGTTATCCTCGGTGCGCGACTTGTGGCAGTTAAGACACCACCCCATGTTCATCACCTGCGGGTTCTCGGCGATGGTCACTTTAGTCATGTCGCCGTGACAATTTTCGCAGTTGAGACCCGCCGCCACATGCGGACGATGTGTGAAATGCACAAAGTCCGGCACTTGCGCCACCGGAACCCACGTGAAACCCACGCCGGCGTTCATTGCGTCGACCATGGGCTTGAGAAGCGGACTGGTTTGTGTTTTTGCAATTTGCTGATGGCATCCCCAGCATTTGTTGATGGTCGGCAAACCGGGAGACGGTCCGCGCAAAGCGCCGGGATGGCAATACAAACATTGAATGCCCAGCCCTACGTGTAACTTATGAGTGAATTGAATCGGTTGTTCGGGAGGCTGTTGAGTTTGATAAACCCCATAGGCGGCAAGGCTGAACAGCGACATTACGGTGATCACCACTGCTATCCGCCCCATCGGGCTTAAGACCCATTCAAAAAATTTTCGGATCATGCATTCTCCTGGAACGAAGATTTATTCGTGAAATATTGCACGATTTTACCTAATTGAACCAAATTTGTAAACATGAGTTTGCATAACGAATTGTCAGCCATCGTCATGAATGCCATGCGCGTCATTTGAGTTTTTATCGAACAAGTGAATCGACCAAAAATTAACATCGTCATTCAGGGTAATCATTCACCCTGAAAGCGCGCCGAAATTATACTTCAAAAGGACAGGCAAGTACATAAAAGACACAATAGGCGCGTGATATACTTGCCCGGCATGAAAAGAACAACCCGGGTCATCATCATCATTATTCTGGCGTCGGTCTTGGCGATGGCTCTAACCGCTTTCACGCAATCGCTGGCAAGCCGGGCAACCTTCACACAAGCAGACGCTGAAGCCTCGTTCTTCTTCCAAGCCACCACCACCCCCGAACCGAAAGATCAATCTGAAGTCGGATCGACCGATGGCATCATCGTCATGGGAGGCGTGATCTCCCTCATTATCATTATCCCCATTCTGGCGCGTCGAAAACGCTGGGCGAATCAGCCTTCGCAATAATTTTGACACATTAACAAACCTTAAAATCCATTATAATGAGGCATAGTAAGGCGCTGAACAAGTCTATTTCTGCCGCATTGCGGCTCGGCTGTACACTCTCTGGATATTACGAGCAAGAACCTCCCCGTTTTGGGAGTTATTTGAAGAAGTCAAACAAACTATGTATGAAAAAGAAACTGACTTCACCCCCACAACACGTTCGCCGTCTGTGACCTGATCATCGTCACGCGGTTTGACCCACCCCGGCGCGCTTCACCCGGGACGTTGGGTTTGCTCCACATTCCCAGACATTTTTCTCCGTTGACGCGGGGTCTTCGACAGCCGAAACCGACAGGCGGCGCTTCGGTTGTTTTATTTTAAATGAAAAAGATCACTGCCCTCGAAGCGCAAAAGCGAAACCCGAATCGAGTCAATGTGCACCTCGATGGGGAATTCGCCTTCGGGCTGGCGCGCATTACCGCCGCATGGCTCAAAGTCGGCGACGGGTTGGATGATGAAAAAATTCAGCGGCTTCAGGCTGAGGACGCGAAAGAACGAGCCATCCAGCAGGCGCTATTGTTTTTGAGTTACCGGGCAAGGTCCGAAGCGGAGATCTGCAAGAACCTGCGCAAACATGAGACCCCGGAAGATGTGATCGAGCAAACGCTCGAACGGTTGCGGCAAGATGGGCTTGCCAGTGACGATCAGTTTGCCCGCGCATGGGTCGAAAACCGAAGCGCCTTCCGCCCGCGCAGTCGCCGCATGTTGGCGATGGAAATGCGACAAAAAGGCATCGACGACGAAACGACCTCAGCCGCCCTCCAATCTGTGGATGATGACGCGCTGGCATATGAAGCGGCGCGAAAAAAATCAAGCCGTTTCAAAGAGTTGGACTGGCAGGAATACAGAAGAAAACTTTCAGAGTTCCTTGCCAGGCGCGGTTTTTCCTATTCGACTATTGCGCCCGTAGTGAGAAGAATCTGGAACGAAACGCATCAAGAAGAAAAATCTTTCGAAGAAAATGAGGATACACCATGAATCCGATTATTTTGATCGTTGACATACTGGTATTAGGCGTTGGTCTGGCGGCGGGATACTTCCTTCACCGGTATCAGGCGGAACGCGCGTTGAAAAACCAGCAAGACAAGGCAGATAACATCCTAAAGGTCGCCAATGAACAAGCACGGTTGATCGAAAGCCAGGCGCGCGAGAACGCGACCAAAATTGTGCAAGCCGCCGAAGCGGAAATGAAAGAACGGCGCATCGAACTCAACAAAGAGACCGAACGATTGGACAAACGCCGCTCGGAGGTGGACAGCCGAAGCGACCGCCTTGAACAACGCGAGCAACAGATCAATAAGCGCCAGTCGCAGGTGGACCGGCGCGGCAACGAGATCGATAAACTGCACGAGGAGCAGGTCAAAAAACTCGAACAAATTGCCCAGCTTTCGCCAGAGGATGCGAAGAAAGAATTGTTCGCGGCTGTGGATAAAGAGGCGCGCGGCGATATGGCGCGCATCATCCGCCAGATCGAGGCGGAAGCGCGCGAAGAAGGCGAGAAACGCGCCCGCAAGTTGATCGCGGACGCCATCCAGCGCGTGGCAAGCGAACACGTGGCGGAGGTGACGCGCGCGGTTGTCACCCTCCCCAGCGAAGAGATGAAGGGGCGCATCGTTGGTCGCAATGGACGCAACATCAAAGCCTTCGAGCAAGCCGCGGGCGTGGATGTGATCGTGGACGATACGCCGGACTCTGTGACCGTCTCGTGTTTCGACTCAGTCCGCCGTGAAATTGGCCGGCGGGCGTTGGCGAAGTTAATCCTCGATGGACGGATTCACCCCGCGCACATCGAAAAGATCGTGGAAGACGAAACACGCGCGGTGGAAAAGATCATCAACGAAGCGGGCGAGCAAGCCGCCTATGAGGCAAACGTCTCGGGCTTGCATCCGGAAATCCTACGAATGATGGGGCGTCTCAAATTCCGCACTTCGTATGGTCAGAACCAGCTGGCGCATGCGGTCGAAGTTTCCAAACTGGCTGGTATCCTGGCGGCGGAGATCGGGGCGAACGTCGAGCTATCCAAACTGGGAGGCTTCTTGCACGATATCGGCAAAGCGATGGATCACAACCAGGATGGCACGCACGCAAAACTCGGCGCGGAATATTGCAAGCGTTATGGCGTCAACTCGATCGTGGTGAATGCCATCGAATCGCACCACCATGAGGTGGATCAACTCACCGTGGAAGCGGTCATCACCGAATCGGCAGACGCCATCTCCGGCGCGAGACCCGGCGCGCGGCGCGAGGACCTTGAGGCATACATCAAGCGCATCCGCTCGCTCGAAGAAATGTCGATGTCGTTCGATGGAGTTCAACAGGCTTTTGCAATACAAGCCGGGCGCGAAGTGCGTATCATTGTTAAGCCAGACGCAATTGACGATCTCGCCTCGACTCGTTTGGCTCGCGATGTGGCAAAGAAAATCGAAGAGACCATGCAATACCCCGGACAGATTAAGGTAACGGTCATCCGCGAGACACGATCGACCGAGATCGCAAAATAATCCAAATCCGTTTAGGCTCAAAATGGCTCAGCCTGAAACAAGCAGAGCAACACAAGAGAAAAAACAATCTGTGAAAGCCGCTCGATCGCAACACGGGACGGCTGTGTCTTCACGAGAGGAATACCTCGCGCTTCTCAATGAGATGACACATGCCATCCTGCTCTCCGAGGATTTTGACGCCACTCTACACGCTTTGGCGATCGATATGGCAAGGCTCATCGGCGCGGACGATTGTTATATCACGCGGTGGGACGCGGAACGACAGTTAACCATCCCCACTGCGACCACGGCAAAACTCCCATTCCAGTATTCGCGGGATGCTGAAAAGAACCCCGAGGTTCATTCTCTCACCGCCTCTGTATTACGAGCCGAGCGCGCGCTTGCCATAGAGGATGTATTCAACTCCCCCTATATCAGTATCGAGATTGCAAAGCGCTACCCAGCGCGCTCGGCATTAGGCGTTCCGCTCATCGCAAGAGAGCGGAAATTGGGCGCGGCAATCATTGCTTTTAACGAGCCTCATCAATTTACGGCGGAGGAAACCGAACGAGCGGAAGAGGCGGGCAACCAGATCGCGCTGGCGCTCTGGAACTTCCAACAAAGCGCGGAGATCCAACATCGCCTCAAAGAGAGCCATGCCCTGGCGAAGATCGGGCGCGCCCTTAGTGAAACCGAGCGCGTGGGCACCAGCGGAGTCTTACAACTGATCGTTGATTCTGCCCGCGAACTCATTCCGCAAGTTGAAAAAAGCGTTATTCATCTGTTAGAAGCAGACGAACAGGCTTTATTTGCCCGCGCTGTTTCCGGCTTCGACGAGGGTGAAAAAAAAATTGAGCGGGTACGGATGCGTTTGGGCGAAGGCGTGGCAGGGCAGGTGATCCGCGAGGGGGTTACGATCAACATCGGAGATATACGGACCCATCCGGATTTCATTCGCGGCGAGTCGTTGCCTGAATTTCGCTCCTTGCTGGTTGCGCCGGTGCAAAGCGGCGACCAACAAATTGGCACGATCAGCGTTCAAAGCGCCCTGGCAAACGCTTTTTCCATGAAAGACGCCGAGTTGCTCAACGCGCTGGGCGTGCAAGCCGCCATTGCCATCGAAAACTCCAACTTGTTCGAGAACACGCAACAACGATTAAAAGAGGTGGGCGCGCTCTACCGAACCAGCCGGGGGTTGGCGGCGTCGCTGGATACGGACGAACTCATCAAGGAAGTTGTAAAACTTCTTCACCAAAATTTCGGCTATTATCATGTGCAGATTTATCTGATCGAACCGGATAGTAGAAACCTTGTGATACGCCACGGTAGCGGATATATTGGCGACACGCTTGTGCAACAGGGACACTATATCCCTCCCGGCGAGGGGATCGCCGGTCATGTGGCGGAAACCGGTGAGTCGTTTATCTCCAACAATGTCGATCGCGTGGTTTTCTTCAAGCGCAGTCCTTTACTGCCCGAAACACAATCCGAAATTGCCGTGCCGATCAAGATCGAGGATCGAGTGGTGGGCGTGCTGGATATTCAACAAACGCCGCCGCACCGCCTCACGGATAGCGACCTGCAACTCATGGTCGCCGTTGCGGACCAGTTGACCGTGGTGTTACAAAAAGCCAATTTATATAATACTCTGCAAACGGCTTTACGCCAGGAACAAACGGTTCGCTCGCAATTGATCCAAAACGAGCGTCTCGCGCTTGTCGGGCGATTGCTTGCTTCTGTTTCCCATGAACTGAATAACCCACTGCAAGCGATTCAAAACGCTCTGTTCCTTCTGAAAGAGGAGGCGGATCTTTCCAGCCAGGCAAAACAGGACCTGGATGTGATTCTAGCGGAAGCAGAACGGATGGCGGCGTTGATCGAGCGTCTGCGCAGCGCCTACCGCCCCATGCGCATGATGGATTTTCAACCCGTGGAACTCAACGGGTTGATCGAGGACGTCCACGCCCTGATCTCCACGCATATGCGTCAAAAAGAAATCGCTTTTGAATTTTTCCCAGACGCCAACCTGCCAGCTATTTCAGGCGTATCGGATCAGATTCGACAGGTGGTATTGAATCTGTTCCTGAACGCGGTCGAGGTGATGAAACCCGGCGGGCGCCTCATCGTTCAGACCCAAGGGTTGGTCTCACAAAACGAAATCCTCTTCACCGTCAAAGATACGGGTCCTGGCATCGACCCTGAAATGCTCCCCAGGGTTTTCGATGCGTTTATCACCAGCAAACATACAGGCACCGGGCTTGGGCTGACCATCACACACGACATCATCCAACAACATCATGGGCGCATTGAAGCGGCGAACGACCCGCAAGGCGGGGCGACCTTCACCATTTGGCTGCCAATTCACGAGGAGGGCTTTGAATGAGCGCCAGCGGTCACATTCTGATCATTGACGATGAAGCCAGCCTGCGCCAAACTTTAGCGCGTATTCTTCAACGCGCGGGGTTTGAAGTCACCACCGCCATCAACGGGACAGAAGGATTTTCTCTCGTTTCACAGCACCTGTTTGACATGGTCTATCTCGATATTCGTATGCCGGATGTGAGCGGGCTGGAACTGCTCAAGTCGATCCACGCGAAGTACCCGGACCTGCCGGTCATTTTGTTCACCGCCCAACCCGACCTGAATTCGGCGGTGGAGGCGTTGAGAAGCGGGGCAACCGATTATCTCTTGAAGCCGCTCAAGCCTCAGGCTGTGGTCGACCGCACGAATTCTGTTTTGGCAAACCAACACAAAGAACGGCGCAAGCGCGAACTGCAAAGGCAAATTGATTCTTTGCAAGCCGAATTGAACGAGTTGGAAACCCCAAGGGGCGAACCGGCCGAATCGAAGGCTGAGCAGGCAGCCACGGCGGATGACCGCTTTCTCAAACGCGGCGCGCTCACACTCGACCTGCACACTCGCCGCGTCGCGATGAATGAGCGCGTCATCAATCTTCCGCCAACTTCATTCGATTATTTATTGTCGTTGGCGCGTCACACTCCAAACGTGGTGGATTATCAAACGCTTGTCTCCGAAGCGCAGGGCTATGATGCCGATGTGCGCGAG from Candidatus Defluviilinea gracilis carries:
- a CDS encoding GAF domain-containing protein, which translates into the protein MKAARSQHGTAVSSREEYLALLNEMTHAILLSEDFDATLHALAIDMARLIGADDCYITRWDAERQLTIPTATTAKLPFQYSRDAEKNPEVHSLTASVLRAERALAIEDVFNSPYISIEIAKRYPARSALGVPLIARERKLGAAIIAFNEPHQFTAEETERAEEAGNQIALALWNFQQSAEIQHRLKESHALAKIGRALSETERVGTSGVLQLIVDSARELIPQVEKSVIHLLEADEQALFARAVSGFDEGEKKIERVRMRLGEGVAGQVIREGVTINIGDIRTHPDFIRGESLPEFRSLLVAPVQSGDQQIGTISVQSALANAFSMKDAELLNALGVQAAIAIENSNLFENTQQRLKEVGALYRTSRGLAASLDTDELIKEVVKLLHQNFGYYHVQIYLIEPDSRNLVIRHGSGYIGDTLVQQGHYIPPGEGIAGHVAETGESFISNNVDRVVFFKRSPLLPETQSEIAVPIKIEDRVVGVLDIQQTPPHRLTDSDLQLMVAVADQLTVVLQKANLYNTLQTALRQEQTVRSQLIQNERLALVGRLLASVSHELNNPLQAIQNALFLLKEEADLSSQAKQDLDVILAEAERMAALIERLRSAYRPMRMMDFQPVELNGLIEDVHALISTHMRQKEIAFEFFPDANLPAISGVSDQIRQVVLNLFLNAVEVMKPGGRLIVQTQGLVSQNEILFTVKDTGPGIDPEMLPRVFDAFITSKHTGTGLGLTITHDIIQQHHGRIEAANDPQGGATFTIWLPIHEEGFE
- a CDS encoding cytochrome c3 family protein, translated to MIRKFFEWVLSPMGRIAVVITVMSLFSLAAYGVYQTQQPPEQPIQFTHKLHVGLGIQCLYCHPGALRGPSPGLPTINKCWGCHQQIAKTQTSPLLKPMVDAMNAGVGFTWVPVAQVPDFVHFTHRPHVAAGLNCENCHGDMTKVTIAENPQVMNMGWCLNCHKSRTEDNVQNNPTGDAGVSAQLEKKRTKLTDCGTCHY
- a CDS encoding RecX family transcriptional regulator; this translates as MKKITALEAQKRNPNRVNVHLDGEFAFGLARITAAWLKVGDGLDDEKIQRLQAEDAKERAIQQALLFLSYRARSEAEICKNLRKHETPEDVIEQTLERLRQDGLASDDQFARAWVENRSAFRPRSRRMLAMEMRQKGIDDETTSAALQSVDDDALAYEAARKKSSRFKELDWQEYRRKLSEFLARRGFSYSTIAPVVRRIWNETHQEEKSFEENEDTP
- a CDS encoding response regulator transcription factor, which codes for MSASGHILIIDDEASLRQTLARILQRAGFEVTTAINGTEGFSLVSQHLFDMVYLDIRMPDVSGLELLKSIHAKYPDLPVILFTAQPDLNSAVEALRSGATDYLLKPLKPQAVVDRTNSVLANQHKERRKRELQRQIDSLQAELNELETPRGEPAESKAEQAATADDRFLKRGALTLDLHTRRVAMNERVINLPPTSFDYLLSLARHTPNVVDYQTLVSEAQGYDADVREAQELTKWHIHHIRQAIEPDPRNPVHVINVRGTGYRLVLG
- a CDS encoding molybdopterin-dependent oxidoreductase, with product MHGLYNPDRVEFPVKQARGAALATTAMNWDEALQVVSDALSKSNASEVAFLLGTASDHLYDLVTDLTQAIGAPAPIRFGALSMFESRATLSKAAENLLGEAGLPFFDMANADLVVSFGSNFLETWLSPVAYTRGFAKMRRGNKQKRGYLIQFESQMSQTAAKADEWIPLLPGTEGLVTLALGRLVAEAKGGTTPRAFASVDIEEVSAKSGVSLEQLEHIASLIAQAQAPLAIPGGQALGQSNGLFTAEAALALNALVENYGKPGGVFISPLSPNEDVYHRPASAKEMADFITTLKSGGVKTLFIHGVNPLFELPKSLGFAEALASIPTVISFATFPDETALASDYIFPDHQGLEAWGYQRSATGAMQSVLSGAQPVVSPMGDTRSTADVLIEAARLAGGKFSEALPFTDEVAFIRNKISTLIPRADGSFVAPEINTFASYFQQHGGWWSAAGVSTSSSSASALSKAIAVKETEFAGDGEFFFIPFVSPTLGEAGANKPWLQELPDPMTTVMWNSWVAINPETAHHLGIENDDVVKIISEAGEVEVAVYEYPAIHPEVVAMPFGQGHTAYGRFATAKMPQDRFMGLVPHGGLVGDAMQRGANPADVLGAHFNEAGDLAFAGMKVKIEKTGRKQYLSRLESRIGVYGEGFPEEK
- the rny gene encoding ribonuclease Y; amino-acid sequence: MNPIILIVDILVLGVGLAAGYFLHRYQAERALKNQQDKADNILKVANEQARLIESQARENATKIVQAAEAEMKERRIELNKETERLDKRRSEVDSRSDRLEQREQQINKRQSQVDRRGNEIDKLHEEQVKKLEQIAQLSPEDAKKELFAAVDKEARGDMARIIRQIEAEAREEGEKRARKLIADAIQRVASEHVAEVTRAVVTLPSEEMKGRIVGRNGRNIKAFEQAAGVDVIVDDTPDSVTVSCFDSVRREIGRRALAKLILDGRIHPAHIEKIVEDETRAVEKIINEAGEQAAYEANVSGLHPEILRMMGRLKFRTSYGQNQLAHAVEVSKLAGILAAEIGANVELSKLGGFLHDIGKAMDHNQDGTHAKLGAEYCKRYGVNSIVVNAIESHHHEVDQLTVEAVITESADAISGARPGARREDLEAYIKRIRSLEEMSMSFDGVQQAFAIQAGREVRIIVKPDAIDDLASTRLARDVAKKIEETMQYPGQIKVTVIRETRSTEIAK
- a CDS encoding twin-arginine translocation signal domain-containing protein, encoding MSQKISRRDFLKLATAGAATTAVLTGCGPASRYVTREPYTKMPEYTYNGLSAYYATTCRECAAGCGLIVRTMQGRAIKVEGNPANPINLGKTCGARAGNLARLV